TTGGGAATAACATTCAACATATGACAACAAAAAATATTGTTGACAAATGTATTTGAGAAAACAGATACTAGTATTACTATATTTCATGTCGTCATGGTCCAAATATATGTTCTCCATCTTTTCATATGTACCATCAAAAGTATATATGGTCATTGCACTATGAATTGACAAGTTCTATCATAATGCCTTCTTGGTCGAAGAGCTTCGTTTTGATAAGAAACTTTGTGATAAGATGGTGGTTTAATTCAAACATCGTTAATAAGGAGTTCGAGTTTGGCTCAGCCATATGCATTATTTGATGAAAGTACTCCTAAcgttttttattatttgttgtgatCAAATACGAGAATTTTTGAAGGATTGCATATAGATGTTTGTCGCATCGGAATACAATAACAATCATAGGAagatcttttcgtgtttaaaatttatttacatgtcaaagatcaTAGCTAAGACGTACCTGGTAAAGAGAGTCTCATTTCAAAAATTCTTCGATGTGCGAAAACTCTATGAGTATTCACACCGAGACCGATCCTTACtttcaactctttgatcaatgaaaccgTGAATAAATTGAataaaatattgtgttgaaaattttctcaaaaatctcaactcaatagtaaaagaataagaaaaacaaTTTCTTGTAAATAGTAGTTTTCTCTTGACTTTGTGCGGAACAAATAAACTTTGTAGGGTTTCCTCTGTTGTCTTAATGTTCACggatatatctatatatatatatatatatatatatatatatatatatatatatatatactcgagTTTGCAATACTTTTCCAACGGGACAAGAAAAAATTAGCTTCGGTGATTTTTTCTTTTCCAAGTCCATTAGGACTTTATGGAATCTTTCCATTATAAGTTGTATCCTATTCCAAATGGGTAATGTGGCAGCCGACTTTCCAATCCAATTCCAATTGCATTTTACGTTACTATTCCAATCCAAAATTGGATTTAATTAATAAgtcttttattaatattttataagACATCTTTCATATAAAATAAGTATTAAttatatatcacatatatattttaaccaagagaaataatttaattttctattccaaatagaaaactttaatttatccacaatattaattatatcctttgTGCTAGCAGAGAGTATAATAATATTCCATTTAGACTAATAACtatatttatttgactaattaaattctttaatttaattatcaaataataaagtaattaatcctttagcaaaaaccagaacactcgttagtgtgcgaccccattgGTTCAATACTAAaacggtagtaaattgatcatatCAATATACTAATTAAGGGTGGAGTCTAGAAACACTCTTTAATGACCGGATAGAATGAattatacaatttactctcaagaaccagtagaagaataaagtaatattttcttttatccTTATAGCTCTAAgccaccctaggatatggttacactgtcaaatcctaataggcggcCAATTATGTGTccatgtcaaatataatcgaccattgaatgacctaagaaactcctttcttctttcattcaatcgccctggccaaggtcttagtttggtcgtttataattcataacaacatggagcttaaacttaTTACCAATAGTTGACAAATTatatcttgatcaatcactaattctacaagcatttaatcatacccaatatcctttcaactatcgccctagggaCATAGGTGTTTGgcatcaaagcacaataaataacttgtcaattattATGACGATCTCAAGTCAAAGAAAACTCTTGCATCACATTCTttaagagaatatcctattgacaattTATGGTAATTCTAGCCATTATGAATTATTCAATGAGTCGGTTTAATAAttatatctctatatgcatcatctatctatgtaatttatttaatgagatcaactaatttTTATCAcgtaaagacgatcacataagtATTGAACTAACcagattactaatgtccaaattaataatcctacgatcaagaacaaaatttaaattaaatttaGAAGAAACTTTattctcattatcatgatctccatcacgatgacaagtctcaaaatttaatcaaggaccttatcaaattaatcaagtaattaataataatGGTAAAAGAATATTAAATgtcatatatattttatatgaaaTAACGTTCACAAATAtgtgttcaaatcatcaaatatgagattggatctagggtatatctactatatccctAGCAATCTCCCACTTGCACTAGAGTCAATCGCTCTTGTACTTTATTCCCAATTTTAGCTTGTGCTTGGCAAACTCCTTTGTGCCAAGAGCTTTAGTGAATGTGTCtgcaatattttccttttcatcAACCTTTTGAATCTCAACGTCTCCACGTTCAATAATTTCTCTTATCAAGTGATACCTTCGCAGAATATGTTTAGAGTTTTGGTGTGATCTTGGTACTTTTGCTTGAGCAATGGCTCCAGTTTGTCTCACAATAATGGAGTTGCACCTTCTATTGAAGGAATCACGCCAAGTTTAGTTAAGAACTTTTTGATCCATACAACTTTCTTAGCAGCTCCACTAGCTACTATATAATCTGCTTTAGTCACTGAATCAGCTGCTGTAGCTTGTTTGGAACTTTTCCAACTCACTGCACCACCATTTAACGTAAATACATAACCAGAAATAGATTTGCTATCATCTCTATCTGAAGAGAAACTTTCATCAATATAACCTTCAAGTTTCAACTCAGAATCTCCATAAATGAGGAATTGGTCTTTAgtccttcttaagtacttaagaatagTTTTTACCGCCTTCCAATGCTCCTCACCAAGATTTGCCTGATATAGGCTAGTCATTCCTAGTGCTTAAGCCATATCAGGACGTGTACATGCCATGGCATACATGATAGCTCCCAGTGCACTAGTgtatgggatcctactcatgcATTCTCTCTCTTCAGGTGACTTAGGACAATCCTTTCTACTGAGAGTAATTTCAGTACCTATCAGTAGATAACCTCTTTTGAAATTATCCATGTTATACCTCTTTAAGATGGTATCAATGTACAAAGATTAAGAAAGTCCAAGCAACTTCTTAGATCTATCTCTATAGATCTTTATTCCCAATATATAACCTGTTTCTCCCAAGTCATTCATGGAGAACTGTTCAAATAGCCAAATCTTGATACTTTACAATGCCGGTATATCATTTTCTATGAGTAATATATCATAAACATACAATACTAAGAATATAATTGTACTCCCACTAACCTTTTTGTATACACAAGGCTCTTCTTCACATTtaacaaaattgaacttttcaattgtcttgttaaagcGAATATTCCAACTTCAAGAAGCTTGCTTTAGTCCATAAATAGATCTTTGTAGCTTGCAAATCTTATTATTAACAGGCGGAGATGTGAAACCTTCAGGTTGTATCATGTACACATTCTCTTCTAGCTCACCAATAAGGAAAGCTGTTTTCACATCCATTTGTCATATTTCATTGTCATAACCTTGTGTCACCTCTTCATAGGTCTTAAGGTCATCATATTATTATCAACCTCATTTGATACATCATTTTGTACCATTAGATTTATTCTAGTTGGTACATGACGTTCTCGTATAGACCTTCTAAGTAGTGCTTGTACAACTTGCTCACCTGGTATTGGATTTGGTTGTTGCTCAAATTGGTTTGGAACTGGTTCATTAACCTGTTCTTGAACTTCAACCGTTGAAGGTGACAacttccttgtcaacttcaaaacaACCAATAAAGGTTCTTAAATATGTGTCACATGATCTTGATTTTGTGTTGATTCATTAGTTTCTTGAACTTCATCAAGTTCTATTTCTCCACTATAATTTCCTTCCAAATGAAATTCTCTTTACGAAAAGGTTGCTCCTCTAGCCACAAATACTTTATGGTCAGAAGGGTGATAGAAATAATATCCCATTGTTTCTTTGGGATACCCAATGAACCTACTCTTATCAGATCTTGAGTCAAGTTTATTAGACTATAATTTCTTAACATAATCTGGACAACCCCAAACTTTAATATGTTTAAGATTAGTCTTACGTCCTTTCCACGTCTTATATTggaatgacccggccagtcgtttggAGAGTTATAGCTCCGTTTTCCTAATTTTTGCTTCTTTTTATGTAATTCAGCTATATTGTAttataccaggttagttggttctggtccggagtggtttcggagtgaattaagACACTTGATCTCTTTGGgataagcttaagttggaaaagtcaatcgaatgttgacttatatgtaaatggtTTCAGATTCagattttgataattttgtaagCTCTATtaggtgatttggacttaggagcgcgtccggaatgtgatttggagatccgtagtggaattaggcttgaattggcaaatgttggaaatttggcgattttgttcggcagtggaaaatttgatatcggggtcataatggagttctggaagttggagtaggttcgtagtgtcatttgtgacgtgtgtgtaaaatttgaagtcattcggatatggtttggtaggtttcggcatcattttCGGAAtttagaag
This sequence is a window from Nicotiana tomentosiformis chromosome 5, ASM39032v3, whole genome shotgun sequence. Protein-coding genes within it:
- the LOC138893033 gene encoding secreted RxLR effector protein 161-like, with translation MTSLYQANLGEEHWKAVKTILKYLRRTKDQFLIYGDSELKLEGYIDESFSSDRDDSKSISGYVFTLNGGAVSWKSSKQATAADSVTKADYIVASGAAKKVVWIKKFLTKLGVIPSIEGATPLL